ATTGGCGCCGCGTAAGCGAGCCGCCGCCGAAAACTATGCCGCGTACGACCCCGCTCGAGCACTATCGCAACATCGGCATCATGGCCCACATCGATGCCGGTAAGACCACGACCACTGAGCGCATCCTCTATTACACGGGGAAGTCGCACAAGATTGGTGAAGTCCATGACGGCGCCGCCACGATGGACTGGATGGAGCAGGAACAGGAGCGCGGCATCACGATCACGTCGGCCGCGACGACCTGCTTCTGGCAGCGCCATGGGCAGAGCGATACGAAGGGCGACGGTCCTGAGTATCGCATCAACATCATCGACACGCCGGGCCACGTGGACTTCACCGTCGAAGTGCAGCGCTCGCTGCGCGTGCTCGACGGCGCCGTCACGCTCCTCGACTCCGTCGCCGGCGTAGAGCCGCAGACGGAAACGGTATGGCGCCAGGCCGACGGTTACGCCGTGCCGCGCATGATCTTCGCGAACAAGATGGATCGCGTCGGTGCCAATTTCGAACGTTGCGTGGCGATGATCCACGACCGGTTGTCCAAGAGCGCCCAGCCGCTCCAGCTGCCAGTGGGTTCAGGCGAGCTGTTCACCGGTCACCTCGATGTCATCGAACGCAAGCAGTACATCTTCGACGAGCAGACGCTCGGCAAGACGTTCACCGTCACTGATATCCCGGCCGAGTTCCATGACGCCGTGGAAGAAGCCCGTCACAAGCTGATCGACACGGTGGTCGAGTACGACGAAGCGCTGATGGAGAAGTACCTCGCCGGTGAAGAGCTGTCCGTTGCCGAGATCCGCAAGGCGATCCGCATCGCGACGTGCGCTGGCAAGTTCATCCCGATCCTGTGCGGCGCCTCGTTCAAGAACAAGGGTGTGCAGGCGCTGCTCGATGCCGTGATCGACTACTTGCCGGCGCCGCTCGACGTGCCCGCCATCAAGGGGCATCTGCCGCACCAGGACGAAACGTTCGTCGAGTGCCCGGTCACGGACGACGCGCCGTTTGCCGGCCTCGCCTTCAAGATTGCCACCGACCCGTTCGTCGGCAAGCTGACGTTCTTCCGTTGCTACTCGGGCGTGCTCACCTCCGGCTCGTACGTCTACAACAGCACGAAGGACAAGCGCGAGCGTGTCGGTCGTCTGCTGCAGATGCACGCCAACAAGCGTGAAGAAATCCCCGAAGTGCGTTGCGGCGACATCGCCGCCGCGATCGGCCTGAAGGACACGCGTACCGGCGACACCATGTGCACGGAAGACGCGCCGATCATCCTCGAAGCGATGAAGTTCCCGGCCCCCGTCATCGACGTCGCGATCGAGCCGAAGACGAAGGCGGACCAGGACAAGTTGGCGATCGCCCTGCAGAAGCTGGCTGAAGAAGATCCGACGTTCCGCGTGCGCTCCGACCCGGAAACGGGTCAGACGATCATCGCCGGCATGGGTGAGCTGCACCTCGAGATCATCGTCGACCGTATGCAGCGCGAGTTCAAGGTCGATGCGAACGTGGGTCGCCCGCAGGTGGCCTACCGCGAAACGATCAAGAAGCGCGTCGAAAAGATCGAAGGCAAGTTCATCCGTCAGTCGGGTGGTAAGGGTCAGTACGGCCATGTGGTCATCAACATGGAGCCGAGCGAGCCTGGTCAGGGCTTCGTGTTCGAAGACAAGGTCGTTGGTGGTGTGATTCCTCGTGAATTCATCGGCCCGACCGAAGCGGGTATCAAGGAAGCGCTGGATACGGGTGTCCTCGCGGGCTACCCGGTGGTGGACATCAAGGTGCAGCTGGTGTACGGCTCGTACCACGATGTCGACTCGTCCGAAATGGCGTTCAAAATCGCTGGCTCGATGGCATTCAAGGAAGCGGCGCGTCTCGCGAATCCGTGTCTCCTTGAGCCGGTGATGAAGGTCGAGGTCGTGTGCCCGGAAGCGTACATGGGCGACGTCCTCGGTGACCTGTCCTCGCGTCGCGGCAAGATCGGCGGCATGACGCAGCGCGGCGAGGCGCAGGTGATCTCGGCGAGTGTCCCACTTTCCGAGATGTTCGGTTACTCGACCAAGCTGCGCAGCATGTCGCAGGGGCGAGCGGTCTACTCGATGGAGTTCGCACTCTACGAGGAAGTGCCGAAGTCGAAGGCCGAAGAGATCATCAGCAAGGTGAAGGCGTAAGCCTCACCCACTCATTCACTACCCAATTACAAGAACCGAACCATGGGCAAGGCAAAGTTCGAGCGGAACAAGCCGCACGTGAACGTGGGAACGATCGGCCACGTCGACCACGGCAAGACGACGACGACGGCTGCTCTCACGAAGATCTCGGCGGAAACCTACGGCACGAAGTACATCCCGTATGACGAAGTCGCCAAGGCGTCCGAGTCGCAGGGCCGTCGCGACTCCACGAAGATCATGACCATCGCCACGTCGCACGTCGAGTACGAGACGGTGAACCGTCACTACGCGCACGTCGACTGTCCGGGCCACGCCGACTACGTGAAGAACATGATCACGGGTGCGGCGCAGATGGACGGCGCGATCCTGGTCGTGTCCGCCGTTGACGGTCCGATGCCGCAGACGCGCGAGCATATTCTCCTGGCTCGCCAGGTGAACGTGCCTTCGGTGTTGGTGTTCCTGAACAAGTGCGACCTCGTCGAAGACGAAGAGCTTCTCGACCTCGTCGAGCTCGAAGTCCGGGAGCTGCTCTCGAAGTACAACTATCCCGGTGACGACGCCCCGGTGATTCGTGGCTCGGCCATCAACGCGATCAACGGCGACCCGAAGTGGGTGGCCGAGTTCATGAAGCTGTTCGAGGCGCTGGACAACTACATCCCGCAGCCGATGCGTGAAGTGGACAAGCCGTTCCTCCTCCCGGTCGAAGACGTGTTCTCGATCACGGGTCGTGGTACGGTGGCGACGGGACGTATCGAGCGCGGCATCGTGAAGGTCGGCGAAGAAGTGCAGGTCGTCGGCTACAACAGCGAGCGCAAGACGATCGTCACCGGCGTCGAAATGTTCCGCAAGCTGCTGGACGAAGGACAGGCCGGTGACAACGTCGGTCTCCTCCTCCGCGGCATCGACAAGAAGGAAATCGAGCGCGGTATGGTGTTGGCCAAGCCGAACTCGATCAAGCCGCACACGAAGTTCCTGGCCGAGGTGTACGTCCTCACGAAGGAAGAGGGTGGCCGCCACACGCCGTTCTTCAAGGGTTACCGTCCGCAGTTCTACTTCCGCACGACGGACGTGACGGGCACCATCGAGCTTCCCGAAGGGATGGAGATGGTGATGCCGGGCGACAACATCCAGATGACGATCGAGTTGATCATCCCGATCGCGATGGAAGAGGCGATTCGCTTCGCCATCCGTGAGGGTGGTCGTACGGTCGGCGCCGGCGTCGTCACCAAGATCCTCGCCTAATCAGAACCATCGGGTAGGCAGTGGCCGGTTCGTATGAATCGGCCACTGTGTACCGGGTGATTCTCTACCAGGAATTCAGATGGCTGGCCGCATTCGTATTCGCCTCAAGGCTTTTGACCACGCCGTGATCGACCAGGCGTCGGCCGATATCGTTCGCACCGCTGAAAAGACGGGCGCCTCGGTGTCGGGACCGATTCCTCTTCCCACGAAGACGCAGCGTTGGACGGTGCTTCGCTCGCCGCACGTGGACAAGAAGTCGCGCGAGCAGTTTGAACTGAAGACGCACAAGCGCGTGATCGACATTCTCGATTCACGTGCTGGTACGGTAGACGCGCTGACGAAGCTCGATCTCCCGGCTGGTGTCGACGTCGAAATCAAGGTCGAGTAGGAGCAGGAGCAGGTGGCAGGTGCAGGGTGAGTACAGAGGGCATCGCATAGGGCGTTGTCCTCCTCAGTCCAACGGTGTGGATCGCCTGATCCCCCGCGACTCGTACGGAGTAGACTTTTCATGATCGGCATTATCGGCAAGAAGCTGGGGATGACCCAGCTGTTTAACGAGCAGGGGCAGCAAGTGCCCTGCACCGTGGTGGAGGCCACGCCCAATCCCGTCGTGAAGGTGATGACGCAGGAGAAGGCGGGGTTTGCCGCGGTGGAGCTCGGATACGGCGCGCAGAAGCTCGCGCGAGAGAATAAGAAGGGTGAGCGCACGCCGCGCGGACGTCGCGCGACGCAGGCGGAAGTCGGACATGCGAAGAAGGCCGGGCTTGACGCCCCGCCGACCGTACTCCGCAGCTTCCGTCTCGACGACGCCCCGGGCAAGAACGCCGAGGCTCCGACGTACACGGTGGGCGATACGATCACGGTCGGTATCTTCGCGCCTGGCGAAAAGGTCAAGGTCGAAGGCACGTCGAAGGGCCGTGGATTCCAGGGCGTCGTGAAGCGTTATGGCTTCCACGGCGGACCGAACACGCACGGAAACACCAAGCACCGCAAGCCCGGCTCGATCGGCGCGGGCACGGATCCGTCGCGCGTTATCAAGGGCAAGAAGATGCCGGGCCAGTACGGCAACGTCCGTCACACGGCCATCGGTATTCGCATCGAGAAGATCGATGCTGAGCGCAACCTCATTTATCTGCGCGGCAGCGTGGCGGGGCCGACGAACGGCATCGTCTTCGTGCGGAAGCAGAGCTGATCATGACCACGGAAACTCAGACCTTTCAGGCGCCTGTCTTCTCGGCGCAGGGCAAGCAGGGCGGTACCCGCCAGCTGCCCGAAGGCATGTTCGACGGCACGGTCAATGTGCCGGTCATGCACCAGGCGGTGAAGGCGTTCCTCGCCAACCGTCGCCAGGGCACGGCCAAGACCAAGACGCGCGGTGAAGTCACCGGCGGTAACCAGAAGCCGTGGAAACAGAAGGGCACGGGTCGGGCTCGTCAGGGCTCCATTCGCGCACCGAACTGGCCGGGCGGTGGTACGGTGTTCGGTCCGATCCCGCGCAAGTACACGCAGATCGTGCCGAAGCAGGTTCGTGCCTTGGCGCGCAAGAGCGCGCTGAATGCGCGGGCCCGCGAGAACGCGGTCATGCTGGTGGACGCGCTCAACTTCAGCGCGCCCAAGACGAAGTCGGTGCTCAGCTTGTTCGAGTCGCTTGGCGTGGCCGGGAAGAAGGTGCTGCTCCTCACGGACGGCGTGAAGCCGAACGTGTACTTGAGCGCCCGCAACGTGGCGCACGCCCACGTGATGCCGTTCAGCGATGTGAACACCTATCACATCCTGTGGTCGGACGTCGTCGTGATCGAGTCGTCGGCACTTACCCAGACTTCGGCGGAGGCGTAACCGATGGCGACTATTCATCGCACCATCATGCGCCCGATCATCACGGAACGCAGCTCGGCTGCGTACCAGGATCGTGGCGAGTACACGTTCGAAGTGGCGCCCGACGCCAATAAGTATTCCATCAAGGCGGCCGTCGAGCAGCTGTTCGGCGTGAAGGTGACTGGTGTCTGGACGTCGAATGCGCGTGGCAAGTCGCGTCGCGTCGGCCAGTCGATCGGTCGCCGTCCACATACCAAGAAGGCGATTGTGAAGCTGCGTGACGGCGACACCATCGCGATCTTCGAGGGCTGATTCGCATGGGTATTCGTCAGTTCAAGCCGGTCAGCAAGGGTTCACGCTTCCGCTCGGTGTCGGATTTCGCCGAGATCACGCGTTCGACGCCCGAGAAGTCGCTGGTCGAGCCTCTCAAGAAGTCGGGTGGCCGCGACAATCACGGTCACATCTCCATGCGTCGCATCGGCGGTGGACACAAGCGGATGTACCGCCTCATCGATTTCAAGCGCAACAAGCACGGCATGCCGGCGGTTGTGAAGGAAATCGAGTACGATCCGAATCGCTCGGCGCGCATCGCGCTGGTCGAGTACACGGACGGCGAGAAGCGCTACATCCTGCACCCGAAGGGACTCAAGCAGGGTGACACGATCGTGGCGGGCCCGGGAAGCGATTTCCGTGTCGGCAACGCGATGCCCCTGAAGGAAGTGCCGCTCGGTACGCAGGTGCACAATATCGAGCTCAAGATCGGCAAGGGCGGCCAGATGGCGCGCTCGGCCGGCGCCTTCGCCCAGGTCGTGGCGAAGGAAGGCGAGTATGTGACGCTCCGTATGGGCAGCACCGAAATGCGCCTGGTGCACGGCAACTGCACCGCGACGATCGGCGAAGTCGGCAACTCGGAGCATGAGCTGCAGTCGCACGGCAAGGCGGGTAAGAGCCGCTGGCTGGGCAAGCGTCCGAAGGTCCGTGGTGAAGTGATGAACCCGGTGGATCACCCGCACGGTGGACGTACGCGTGGCGGCCGGAACGTGGTCAGCCCGTGGGGCAAGCCCGAGGGCGTCAAGACGCGCAATAAGAAGAAGGCTTCAACGCGTCTCATCGTGCGCGGCCGCAAGCGCGGCCGGGCGACGCAGTAACCGCCAGGCGAATCGAGAACCTATATGTCCAGAAGCATTAAGAAGGGTCCGTTCGTCGCTGAGCGCCTCGAAGCTAAGGTGATCGCCATGAACGGCCGCAGCGAGAAGAAGGTGGTCAAGACGTGGTCTCGGGCGAGCACGATTCTCCCGGAGTTCGTCGGCCACACGTTCGCGGTGCACAACGGGAACAAGTTCATCCCGGTGTACGTGACGGAAAACATGGTCGGTCATAAGCTCGGTGAATTCTCGCCGACGCGTCTGTTCCGCGGTCACGCGGGACAGAAGACCGACGCCAAGAAGCCCGCTGGCAAGGGAGGCAAGTAATCCATGGCCAAGGCTTTGAAGACCGGCACTGAAGCGCGCGCGATTCAGCGCACGGCGCGTCAGTCTCCGTACAAGATGCGGCTGGTGATCGACCAGATCCGCGGTCAGCGTGTGAACGACGCGTTGGCGATTCTCAAGTTCTCGAAGAAGGGTGCGGCCAAGCAGATCGAGAAGACGCTGGCCAGCGCCGTTGCGAACGCAGAGCAGGCAGCCCGTGCTGCCAACACGTCGCTGGATGTCGACGCGCTGGTGATCACGAAGGCTATCGTGAACGAGGGTCCGAAGCTGAAGCGTTGGATGCCGGCGGCCATGGGTCGTGCGACGCCAATTGCCAAGCGGACGAGCCACATCGAGATCATCGTGGCGGAGGCGGTGCGCTAATGGGACAAAAGACTAATCCGATCGGGTTCCGCCTCGGTGTCACGAAGAACTGGCGCTCGACCTGGTACGCGAAGAAAGAGATGCCGGCGCTGCTCAAGGAAGACGCGCTGCTCCGCAAGTACCTGAAGGCTCGTCTCGAGAATGCGGCCATTTCGGACGTGACGATCGAGCGCAAGCCGGGCAAGGTCGTGGTCACGATTCACACCGGTCGTCCGGGCGTGGTGATCGGCAAGAAGGGCGCGGAAGTCGACAAGCTGCGTGATGAGCTCGCACAGCTCACGGGCAAGGAAGTCGGCATCAACGTCGAAGAGATCAAGCGTCCGGAAGTCGAGGCGCAGCTGGTGGCCGACAACATTGCGGCGCAGCTCTCTCAGCGTATCTCGTTCCGTCGCGCGATGAAGCGCGCGGTGCAGAGCGCGATGCGGATGGGCGCCCTTGGTATCAAGGTGAAGGCCGGTGGCCGTCTTGGCGGTGCCGAAATCGCGCGAACGGAAGGGTACATGGAAGGCCGGGTGCCCCTTCATACACTGCGCGCCGACATCGATTACGCCACGAGCACGGCGAAGACCACGTACGGCACCATCGGTGTCAAGGTGTGGATCTTCAAGGGTGAGATCGTGGAAGATCGTCGCGGCAAGACCTACTCGACCGGCAACTGAGGAACTAAGAGATGCTGAGTCCGAAGCGGGTCAAGTTCCGCAAGATGTTCAAGGGCCGCATGACTGGGCTCGCGCACCGTGGATCGGAGGTGTCGTTCGGCACCTTTGGTTTGCAGGCGCTGGAGCCGGCATGGGTCACGAGCCGTCAGATCGAAGCGTGCCGCGTCGCGATGACGCGTCACATCAAGCGTGGCGGTAAGGTGTGGATCCGGATTTTCCCGGACAAGCCGATCACGAAGAAGCCGGCCGAAACGCGCATGGGTAAGGGCAAGGGATCGCCCGAAATGTGGGTGGCGGTGGTGAAGCCGGGCCGAGTGATGTTCGAGATCGAAGGCGTGACGCGGGAACTTGCCGAAACGGCAATGGGCCTGGCCGCCGCGAAGCTCGGCGTGAAGACCAAGTTTGTTGCCCGTGAGGAGGCGGTGACCGAATGAAGAGTGAAGAGATCCGCGCGCTCGCGGAAAACGACCTGGTGGCCCGTATCGCCGAACTTGAGGAGGAGCGTTTCCGCCTCAAGTTCCGGAGCGGCACCGAAGCGCTGGAAGAGCCGCTGCGGTTGCGCAGCATCCGCAGGGACATTGCGCGCCTCAAGACGGTGCAGCGCGAGCGTCAGCTCGCGACCCGTGGCCGCTAACCGGAATCCGATCGATG
The DNA window shown above is from Gemmatimonas sp. and carries:
- the rplC gene encoding 50S ribosomal protein L3, with protein sequence MIGIIGKKLGMTQLFNEQGQQVPCTVVEATPNPVVKVMTQEKAGFAAVELGYGAQKLARENKKGERTPRGRRATQAEVGHAKKAGLDAPPTVLRSFRLDDAPGKNAEAPTYTVGDTITVGIFAPGEKVKVEGTSKGRGFQGVVKRYGFHGGPNTHGNTKHRKPGSIGAGTDPSRVIKGKKMPGQYGNVRHTAIGIRIEKIDAERNLIYLRGSVAGPTNGIVFVRKQS
- the rplV gene encoding 50S ribosomal protein L22, with translation MAKALKTGTEARAIQRTARQSPYKMRLVIDQIRGQRVNDALAILKFSKKGAAKQIEKTLASAVANAEQAARAANTSLDVDALVITKAIVNEGPKLKRWMPAAMGRATPIAKRTSHIEIIVAEAVR
- the rpsC gene encoding 30S ribosomal protein S3 — translated: MGQKTNPIGFRLGVTKNWRSTWYAKKEMPALLKEDALLRKYLKARLENAAISDVTIERKPGKVVVTIHTGRPGVVIGKKGAEVDKLRDELAQLTGKEVGINVEEIKRPEVEAQLVADNIAAQLSQRISFRRAMKRAVQSAMRMGALGIKVKAGGRLGGAEIARTEGYMEGRVPLHTLRADIDYATSTAKTTYGTIGVKVWIFKGEIVEDRRGKTYSTGN
- the rpsJ gene encoding 30S ribosomal protein S10; its protein translation is MAGRIRIRLKAFDHAVIDQASADIVRTAEKTGASVSGPIPLPTKTQRWTVLRSPHVDKKSREQFELKTHKRVIDILDSRAGTVDALTKLDLPAGVDVEIKVE
- the rplB gene encoding 50S ribosomal protein L2, producing MGIRQFKPVSKGSRFRSVSDFAEITRSTPEKSLVEPLKKSGGRDNHGHISMRRIGGGHKRMYRLIDFKRNKHGMPAVVKEIEYDPNRSARIALVEYTDGEKRYILHPKGLKQGDTIVAGPGSDFRVGNAMPLKEVPLGTQVHNIELKIGKGGQMARSAGAFAQVVAKEGEYVTLRMGSTEMRLVHGNCTATIGEVGNSEHELQSHGKAGKSRWLGKRPKVRGEVMNPVDHPHGGRTRGGRNVVSPWGKPEGVKTRNKKKASTRLIVRGRKRGRATQ
- the fusA gene encoding elongation factor G, whose translation is MPRTTPLEHYRNIGIMAHIDAGKTTTTERILYYTGKSHKIGEVHDGAATMDWMEQEQERGITITSAATTCFWQRHGQSDTKGDGPEYRINIIDTPGHVDFTVEVQRSLRVLDGAVTLLDSVAGVEPQTETVWRQADGYAVPRMIFANKMDRVGANFERCVAMIHDRLSKSAQPLQLPVGSGELFTGHLDVIERKQYIFDEQTLGKTFTVTDIPAEFHDAVEEARHKLIDTVVEYDEALMEKYLAGEELSVAEIRKAIRIATCAGKFIPILCGASFKNKGVQALLDAVIDYLPAPLDVPAIKGHLPHQDETFVECPVTDDAPFAGLAFKIATDPFVGKLTFFRCYSGVLTSGSYVYNSTKDKRERVGRLLQMHANKREEIPEVRCGDIAAAIGLKDTRTGDTMCTEDAPIILEAMKFPAPVIDVAIEPKTKADQDKLAIALQKLAEEDPTFRVRSDPETGQTIIAGMGELHLEIIVDRMQREFKVDANVGRPQVAYRETIKKRVEKIEGKFIRQSGGKGQYGHVVINMEPSEPGQGFVFEDKVVGGVIPREFIGPTEAGIKEALDTGVLAGYPVVDIKVQLVYGSYHDVDSSEMAFKIAGSMAFKEAARLANPCLLEPVMKVEVVCPEAYMGDVLGDLSSRRGKIGGMTQRGEAQVISASVPLSEMFGYSTKLRSMSQGRAVYSMEFALYEEVPKSKAEEIISKVKA
- the rplP gene encoding 50S ribosomal protein L16 yields the protein MLSPKRVKFRKMFKGRMTGLAHRGSEVSFGTFGLQALEPAWVTSRQIEACRVAMTRHIKRGGKVWIRIFPDKPITKKPAETRMGKGKGSPEMWVAVVKPGRVMFEIEGVTRELAETAMGLAAAKLGVKTKFVAREEAVTE
- the rpsS gene encoding 30S ribosomal protein S19; this encodes MSRSIKKGPFVAERLEAKVIAMNGRSEKKVVKTWSRASTILPEFVGHTFAVHNGNKFIPVYVTENMVGHKLGEFSPTRLFRGHAGQKTDAKKPAGKGGK
- the rpmC gene encoding 50S ribosomal protein L29; this translates as MKSEEIRALAENDLVARIAELEEERFRLKFRSGTEALEEPLRLRSIRRDIARLKTVQRERQLATRGR
- a CDS encoding 50S ribosomal protein L23, giving the protein MATIHRTIMRPIITERSSAAYQDRGEYTFEVAPDANKYSIKAAVEQLFGVKVTGVWTSNARGKSRRVGQSIGRRPHTKKAIVKLRDGDTIAIFEG
- the rplD gene encoding 50S ribosomal protein L4: MTTETQTFQAPVFSAQGKQGGTRQLPEGMFDGTVNVPVMHQAVKAFLANRRQGTAKTKTRGEVTGGNQKPWKQKGTGRARQGSIRAPNWPGGGTVFGPIPRKYTQIVPKQVRALARKSALNARARENAVMLVDALNFSAPKTKSVLSLFESLGVAGKKVLLLTDGVKPNVYLSARNVAHAHVMPFSDVNTYHILWSDVVVIESSALTQTSAEA
- the tuf gene encoding elongation factor Tu, with translation MGKAKFERNKPHVNVGTIGHVDHGKTTTTAALTKISAETYGTKYIPYDEVAKASESQGRRDSTKIMTIATSHVEYETVNRHYAHVDCPGHADYVKNMITGAAQMDGAILVVSAVDGPMPQTREHILLARQVNVPSVLVFLNKCDLVEDEELLDLVELEVRELLSKYNYPGDDAPVIRGSAINAINGDPKWVAEFMKLFEALDNYIPQPMREVDKPFLLPVEDVFSITGRGTVATGRIERGIVKVGEEVQVVGYNSERKTIVTGVEMFRKLLDEGQAGDNVGLLLRGIDKKEIERGMVLAKPNSIKPHTKFLAEVYVLTKEEGGRHTPFFKGYRPQFYFRTTDVTGTIELPEGMEMVMPGDNIQMTIELIIPIAMEEAIRFAIREGGRTVGAGVVTKILA